DNA from Mycolicibacterium alvei:
CACCGTCACGCGGATGGCGGCCGAGGCCGGGGCCACGGTCGTGGCGGTGAGCCGGTCGCAGGACAACCTCGACACGCACATTGCACCGTTGGCCGACAAGGGCCTGAACGTGGTGACGGTGGCGGCCGACGCGTCGACGGATGAGGGCATCGCGACTGTGCTCGACGCGGCGCGGGCCGCCGAGGGCGTGCTGTACGGACTCGTCAACGTCGCCGGCGGCGCGGCCCCGTCGACCTGGATGCCGGCCACCCGGGTGTCGCGGGCGGACTGGCGCGAGCTGTTTGCCGCGAATCTCGAAACCATGTTCTTCATGAGCCAGGCGGTGGCCTCGGAGATCCGCGCGCAGGGCAATCCGGGCTCGATCGTGTCGGTCTCCTCGATCAGCGGAATGAACACCGCGCCGTATCACGTCGCCTACGGCACCGCGAAGGCCGCGATTGTCGCGGCCACCAGAACCATGGCGGTCGAACTGGCGGATGCCGGCATCCGGGTCAATGCCGTCGCCCCCGGGGTGACCGAAACCGCCGCCTCGGCAACCTATGTCGACGCTGACCCCGAGCGTGACCAGCGGGCGATCGCGATGGGCCGGCGTGGCACGCCCGAGGAACAGGCCGGTGCCATCCTCTTTCTGCTCTCCGACCTGTCGAGCTACATCACCGGCCAGACCATCCTGGTCGACGGCGGACTCAACCTCCGCTGGACCCATCTCGGCGGTGACAACACCTCGTTGTTCCTCAAGGACGAGACCTTCCGCGCGGCCATCAGGAGGCATGAGTGACCGAAGAATTGACCGGCGAGCTTTCTTCCCCCATGACCATCGGGGTCGACGCCTACATCTCACCGGAATACGCCCGCAACGAGCGGGATCGGCTGTGGCGCAAGGTGTGGCAGCAGGTGGGCCGCATCGAGGACCTGCCGGAGGTGGGCAGCTACCTCACCTACGACATCCTCGACGATTCGATCCTGGTGGTACGCACTGCCGCCGGCTCAACGGCCGAATCCTTTGCCGCCCATCACAACGTGTGCATGCACCGCGGCCGGCGCCTGGTCGACACCCCGGCCGGCGCCAAGAGCGCCTGTGACCGGACCCGCAAATCGTTCATGTGCGGGTTCCATGGGTGGACCTACGATCTCCAGGGCGCCTGCACCCACATTCGGGAGCAGGACGACTGGCAGGGCACCTTGACCGCGGAGAACACTCATCTGGCCGGGGTCCGGGTCGACACCTGGGGCGGGTGGCTGTTCATCAACATGGACCCCGACTGTGAACCGTTGGCCGACTTCCTGTTTCCCGCCGCCAAGATCCTCGATCCGTTCGGCCTGGAGAACATGCGCTACAAGTGGCGCAAATGGTTGAAGTTCGACTGCAACTGGAAAGTCGCGATGGAGGCCTTCAACGAGACCTACCACGTGTTCACCACCCACCCCGAGTTCAACAAGTTCGGTGAGTTCAAGGGTTGGGCCAAGGCGCAGGGCAAGCACTCCAACATCGGCTACGACGCGCCGAAGGACATGGAGGAGACCAAGTCCAAGATCCGCCTCGGCACCGGTGATCCGCGCATCTCCACCGCCGAGATGCAGGTCTACACCATGGAAGAGACCAACGCGACCACCACGCAGACCTTGGTGAACGCCGCCAAGCGCCTCGTCGACGAGCTGCCCGAGGGCACGCCGGCCGACAAGGTGCTCGAGCACTGGCTGTCCTCGGCGCGAGCCGACGACGAGGCCCGCGGCGTGATCTGGCCGACCATCCCGCCCGATATTCTCGGGCAGAGCGGCACGGCGTGGCAGATCTTCCCGAACTTCCAGATCGGCCAGGGTCTGACCAGTGCCCTGTGCTACAGCGCCCGGCCTGACCCGAGCTACGACCCGGACAAGTGCATCTTCGAGGTGTCGGTGTTCGAGCTCTACCCCAAAGGTCAAGAGCCGCAGACTGAATGGGAATACACCCCGCCCGACAGTCCGAACTGGCGCTCGGTGCTGCCGCAGGACTTCTCGAACATGGCCGCCGTTCAGCAGGGCATGAAGTCGGCCGGTTTTCCGGGCACCAAACCGAATCCGTATCGCGAACGCAGCACCGTCAACCTGCACTACCAGCTTTCCAAGTACATGGGCACGGGAGAGCCCACCGACATCCAGTGATTTCGGTGCATTTAGCGGCGGTCAGCGCCGCCAGACGCACACAAATCGCCGACTAAGGAGCCGTAATGAAAGTCAATTTGGGTACCGGGGCGCAGAACTCCCACGACTGGGAGCGCGTACTCGCGGGTGACTTCAGCACCCCGCCGGCCACACCGGACTACGAGTGCGTGCAGGCAGCGCTGGCACTGGGCGACCTCGCCGAGCCGCTCGGCTTCGACGGGATCTGGTTCCCCGAGCATCACGGCACGCCATACGGCATGACGCCCAACCCGATTCAGGCTCTGACCTATTTCGCCGGACGGACCGAGCGGGTCAGCCTGGGTACCTTCGTGGCGGTCGTGCCGTGGTGGAACCCGATCCGGTTGGCCA
Protein-coding regions in this window:
- a CDS encoding SDR family NAD(P)-dependent oxidoreductase, whose protein sequence is MESSLSLDGRVVVVSGAGGGGIGTTVTRMAAEAGATVVAVSRSQDNLDTHIAPLADKGLNVVTVAADASTDEGIATVLDAARAAEGVLYGLVNVAGGAAPSTWMPATRVSRADWRELFAANLETMFFMSQAVASEIRAQGNPGSIVSVSSISGMNTAPYHVAYGTAKAAIVAATRTMAVELADAGIRVNAVAPGVTETAASATYVDADPERDQRAIAMGRRGTPEEQAGAILFLLSDLSSYITGQTILVDGGLNLRWTHLGGDNTSLFLKDETFRAAIRRHE
- a CDS encoding aromatic ring-hydroxylating oxygenase subunit alpha gives rise to the protein MTIGVDAYISPEYARNERDRLWRKVWQQVGRIEDLPEVGSYLTYDILDDSILVVRTAAGSTAESFAAHHNVCMHRGRRLVDTPAGAKSACDRTRKSFMCGFHGWTYDLQGACTHIREQDDWQGTLTAENTHLAGVRVDTWGGWLFINMDPDCEPLADFLFPAAKILDPFGLENMRYKWRKWLKFDCNWKVAMEAFNETYHVFTTHPEFNKFGEFKGWAKAQGKHSNIGYDAPKDMEETKSKIRLGTGDPRISTAEMQVYTMEETNATTTQTLVNAAKRLVDELPEGTPADKVLEHWLSSARADDEARGVIWPTIPPDILGQSGTAWQIFPNFQIGQGLTSALCYSARPDPSYDPDKCIFEVSVFELYPKGQEPQTEWEYTPPDSPNWRSVLPQDFSNMAAVQQGMKSAGFPGTKPNPYRERSTVNLHYQLSKYMGTGEPTDIQ